In one Dermacentor albipictus isolate Rhodes 1998 colony chromosome 4, USDA_Dalb.pri_finalv2, whole genome shotgun sequence genomic region, the following are encoded:
- the LOC135902065 gene encoding uncharacterized protein isoform X5, whose protein sequence is MGVHTSWEELAEAHLINQIERLKLTTTGRAILRRTGYANNLEHDGERKEKITSKLQECLQVLQIPRNMHPEHHRGRRLARVNAIRHKHRNDPQARYVYAAKYPGQNAFAISVTVYRWTTLALATILAKHAETAEEAAIALATHTSEDPIVVFTDSQTAARNYMEGRISIKAINLLKRGDTPPSYTCVMWIPGHEGLEGNEAEHTAARASINRASPHDILHRSHPPKSEEETETIPLTYQALLQHYRLGRRVYPPPHPKLTRNEDTDYRRLQSNTFTHGTLLHHFHPTLYNYICPHCNVPDTLAHLFMQCTNARASITAPQLIATDADPNLLAETWEAEISKPDLVDQRELVARARRAIQARGFLE, encoded by the coding sequence atgggagttcacacctcctgggaagaactcgcggaagcgcacctcatcaaccagatcgagagactgaagctcacaaccacaggccgagcaattctccgacgcacaggatacgcAAACAATCTAGAACACGACGGAGAACGCAAGGAAAAGATCACATCGAAGCTGCAAGAATGTCTACAAGTTCTTCAGATCCCtcggaacatgcatccagaacaccatcgaggcagacgcctcgccagggtaaacgccatcagacacaagcaccgtaacgacccgcaggcgcgctacgtgtacgcagccaagtatccgggccaaaacgccttcgccatcagcgtgACGGTCTACAGGTGGACGACACTGGCATTGGCGACAATTCTCGCCAAACACGCGGAGACAGCTGAGGAGGCCGCaatagcactcgccacccatacaagcgaggatcccatagtggtcttcaccgactctcaaacagcggcacgcaacTACATGGAGGGCAGGATCTCCATCAAAGCGATcaacttactgaaacgtggcgatacTCCTCCCTCTTACACCTGCGTCATGTGGattccgggacacgagggactcgaggggaatgaagcggaACACACCGCTGCCCGCGCAAGCATCAACCGGGCTTCCCCGCACGACATTCTACACAGGTCCCACCCACCGAAATCAGAGGAGGAAACAGAAACAATACCATTAACTTACCAAGCACTGCTACAacactatcggcttggacgcagggtCTATCCTCCACCACATCCGaaactaacaagaaacgaagacaccgactacaggcgactccagagcaatacctttacccacggaaccttactgcatcatttccacccgacgctatacaaCTACATCTGTCCACACTGCAATGTGCCAGACACCCTGGCGCACCTCTTCATGCAATGCACGAACGCCCGAGCAAGCATCACAGCGCCACAACTAATAGCAacagacgcagacccaaacctcctcgctgaaacgtgggaggctgagatctccaagccggacctggtcgaccagcgcgaactcgtcgcccgggcccgaagggcgatccaagccagagggttcctggaataa